A window of Macrotis lagotis isolate mMagLag1 chromosome X, bilby.v1.9.chrom.fasta, whole genome shotgun sequence contains these coding sequences:
- the LOC141501926 gene encoding uncharacterized protein LOC141501926 codes for MSGWPRPGGAPVSKSRVQGSQEIAPLSQKPGPHTWACQPDSAKEAPPTGPSCLQDEYIWRLTQLLGSLPPSRGELLPSSSDSICTEDFAAHFQEAMVEPQEEAARTRSLESLGGHISRVSQASLPQPLSSRGDQQPPKEGGTAKCSSPSQDTSAAPPEAPSPRLGTAGGRSLPYLGGPFPDKCRHRRDAGLASAGRLSGGSGGPSPHPGHRRPRLPPPPPHHRRVRWAPEPARSLLPSDPAWESPALRQLSRPLAGTQDPRLCPGRLPTSPWDPESLLPVCPLGDRDLGSQKEEPSLSHRMGLKKEQEMPRGPKPWKWSKKPERLKDRGSGQLRVTGAPHTRPQVSQADSGTNARQQELRPKTPTNVEATRPGSPGSGLGLLRALIEAVRRRLWDVDRQAESLCEAIRELQRDRLRGSPGATAVARSSGGETSHPNPWFCTQPASVPDGSQGPEPVQWARNTMGMEERVSWCGDRGPPSPREREQLPENHGMSGTQRKPSLSNIKGIWNEGKDKLLSDEGESPDRGQGCYLGGLWAPELWEVETGVHRPPSAPGIPCPGGEAGVGPKKGPPFPSKVSRGLVSV; via the exons ATGTCCGGCTGGCCTCGGCCCGGAGGGGCGCCG GTTTCCAAATCAAGGGTTCAAGGGAGTCAGGAGATTGCACCCCTCAGCCAGAAGCCAG GTCCCCACACTTGGGCCTGCCAACCTGACAGTGCCAAGGAGGCCCCACCAACTGGGCCATCCTGCCTCCAAGATGAATACATCTGGAGGCTGACCCAGCTCCTAGGTTCGCTGCCCCCCAGTCGAGGAGAGCTCCTCCCCTCCAGCTCAGACTCCATCTGTACAGAGGACTTTGCTGCCCACTTCCAAGAGGCCATGGTAGAGCCCCAGGAGGAGGCGGCTCGCACCAGGAGCCTAGAGTCCTTGGGGGGCCACATCTCCCGGGTCAGCCAGGCTTCTCTTCCCCAGCCCCTCAGCTCCCGGGGTGACCAGCAGCCCCCCAAAGAGGGGGGAACTGCAAAGTGTTCATCTCCTAGCCAGGACACCTCTGCAGCCCCCCCAGAGGCCCCCAGCCCCAGGCTTGGCACTGCGGGGGGTAGATCTCTGCCCTACTTGGGAGGCCCCTTCCCTGACAAGTGTAGACACAGAAGAGATGCTGGGCTTGCATCAGCAGGAAGACTCAGTGGGGGCTCAGGGGGCCCCAGCCCCCACCCTGGGCACAGGAGACCCCggctccctcctcctcccccccaccacagaagagTCCGCTGGGCCCCTGAGCCGGCCCGGAGCCTTCTGCCCAGTGATCCAGCCTGGGAGTCTCCAGCCCTGAGGCAGCTCTCCAGGCCTTTGGCAG GAACCCAGGATCCTAGGCTGTGTCCGGGTAGGCTCCCAACATCTCCATGGGACCCTGAATCTCTCCTCCCGGTCTGCCCACTGGGAGACAGGGATCTGGGCTCCCAGAAAGAGGAGCccag CCTTAGTCACAGAATGGGCCTTAAAAAAGAGCAGGAGATGCCAAGGGGCCCCAAGCCCTGGAAATGGAGCAAGAAACCAGAGAGGCTGAAG GACAGAGGCTCCGGTCAGCTCAGAGTGACAGGGGCTCCCCACACCAGGCCCCAAGTATCCCAGGCAGATTCTGGTACAAATGCGAGACAACAGGAGCTGAGGCCCAAGACTCCGACCAATGTGGAAGCAACCAGGCCAGG GAgccctggatctgggctggggcTACTCAGGGCCCTGATCGAGGCAGTCCGCCGCCGCCTCTGGGATGTGGATCGGCAAGCCGAAAGCCTGTGCGAGGCCATCCGGGAGCTGCAGAGGGACAGGCTCAGGGGCTCTCCAGGGGCCACAGCCGTGGCGCGGTCTAGCGGTGGAGAGACAAGCCATCCGAACCCCTGGTTCTGCACCCAG CCAGCATCCGTGCCCGATGGCAGCCAGGGCCCAGAGCCTGTGCAGTGGGCCAGGAACACAATGGGGATGGAGGAGCGAGTGAGCTGGTGCGGGGACAGGGGCCCCCCTAGCCCTCGAGAGAGAGAACAGCTCCCAGAGAACCACGGCATGTCTGGGACTCAAAGAAAACCCTCGTTGAGCAACATTAAAGGGATTTGGAATGAAGGGAAAGACAAATTACTTTCAGATGAAGGGGAGTCACCAGACAGAGGCCAGGGCTGCTATCTGGGCGGCTTGTGGGCCCCGGAGCTTTGGGAAGTAGAAACAGGAGTCCACAGACCCCCATCTGCCCCAGGCATCCCCTGCCCTGGGGGGGAAGCTGGGGTAGGACCAAAGAAGGGCCCCCCCTTTCCATCAAAGGTCTCCCGAGGGCTCGTCTCAGTCTGA